The Holophagales bacterium genome has a segment encoding these proteins:
- a CDS encoding outer membrane protein transport protein, with protein sequence MRGCSRFGLGGLSLLLAAALFVAGPAAAAGFSIFEAGSRSTAMGGAFVAQADDLSAMFYNPAGLAEFTEKGKLKTMMGVTLIIPTSKMEEGYNPYPGQGYQAEMTDQFFFPPNLYASYGLSECVSLSFGTWFPFGLATRWDNPDEFRGRFLSQYADLKQYAAGLQIAWKINDVISIGVGPEARFSTVKLQGKVPLFDPFTNRIVDAAHADIRGDLEVDLTFGAGIKLNPTPNLSIGASYHGAVDADFGGTAMFYSLDTGNAQLNAAFASKIPVNKDVPVKTTIQFPAQTQIGIGYDFGKLTLQAAGTFTEWSAFDTTVLEFESVDGKQVPTSVLPHDWEDAWALRFGAKYAMSDTFDLMGGFVYDQTPEPDGDVGPLLPDANRRGYSVGFSWKITKRTWLDFSNLYLTFSERSVTTNDDNFNGRYKNTANLTVLNLRTNF encoded by the coding sequence TTGAGAGGTTGTTCCCGGTTTGGGCTTGGAGGGCTTTCGCTCCTCCTCGCCGCCGCGTTGTTCGTTGCCGGCCCGGCAGCGGCCGCGGGATTCTCCATTTTCGAGGCAGGCTCCCGTTCCACGGCCATGGGTGGCGCCTTCGTGGCGCAGGCGGACGATCTTTCCGCGATGTTCTACAACCCCGCTGGCCTCGCCGAGTTCACCGAGAAGGGGAAGCTCAAGACCATGATGGGGGTCACCCTCATCATTCCCACCTCCAAGATGGAGGAGGGCTACAACCCCTACCCCGGCCAGGGCTACCAGGCCGAGATGACGGACCAGTTCTTCTTCCCGCCGAACCTCTACGCCTCCTACGGCCTGAGCGAGTGCGTCAGCCTCTCCTTCGGCACCTGGTTCCCCTTCGGCCTCGCGACCCGCTGGGACAATCCCGACGAGTTCCGCGGCCGCTTCCTCTCGCAGTACGCCGACCTGAAGCAGTACGCGGCGGGCCTCCAGATCGCCTGGAAGATCAACGACGTCATCTCGATCGGCGTCGGCCCGGAGGCGCGGTTCTCGACGGTCAAGCTCCAGGGGAAGGTTCCGCTCTTCGACCCCTTCACGAACCGGATCGTCGACGCGGCGCACGCCGACATCCGGGGCGACCTCGAAGTGGACCTCACGTTCGGGGCCGGCATCAAGCTCAACCCGACGCCGAATCTTTCGATCGGGGCCTCGTACCACGGCGCCGTCGACGCGGACTTCGGCGGAACGGCGATGTTCTACTCGCTCGACACCGGCAACGCCCAGCTCAACGCCGCCTTCGCCTCGAAGATCCCGGTCAACAAGGACGTCCCGGTCAAGACCACGATCCAGTTCCCGGCGCAGACCCAGATCGGCATCGGCTACGACTTCGGGAAGCTGACGCTCCAGGCCGCCGGCACCTTCACCGAGTGGTCGGCCTTCGACACGACCGTCCTCGAGTTCGAGTCGGTCGACGGCAAGCAGGTCCCGACGAGCGTCCTGCCTCACGACTGGGAGGACGCGTGGGCCTTGCGCTTCGGCGCGAAGTACGCGATGAGCGACACCTTCGACCTGATGGGCGGCTTCGTCTACGACCAGACCCCCGAGCCCGACGGCGACGTCGGCCCGCTCCTTCCCGACGCGAACCGCCGCGGCTACTCCGTCGGCTTCAGCTGGAAGATCACGAAGCGCACCTGGCTCGACTTCTCGAACCTCTACCTCACGTTCAGCGAGCGCTCCGTCACGACGAACGACGACAACTTCAACGGGCGGTACAAGAACACGGCGAACCTCACCGTCCTCAACCTCCGGACGAACTTCTGA